A single uncultured Methanobrevibacter sp. DNA region contains:
- the purS gene encoding phosphoribosylformylglycinamidine synthase subunit PurS, protein MLFDIEVKISLKSGMLNPEATTIERSLELLGYDVNNVKTVEIIKFQMEGEDREAIRDNVTDMCERLLCNPVIHDYKINVIPQNMACGK, encoded by the coding sequence ATGTTATTTGATATTGAAGTGAAAATTTCTCTTAAAAGCGGAATGTTAAATCCTGAAGCAACAACAATTGAAAGATCTCTTGAATTACTTGGTTATGATGTAAACAACGTAAAAACTGTTGAAATCATCAAATTCCAAATGGAAGGTGAAGACAGGGAAGCAATCAGAGACAATGTTACTGACATGTGTGAAAGATTGTTATGTAATCCTGTAATTCATGATTATAAAATTAATGTTATTCCACAAAACATGGCATGTGGTAAATAG
- the cobA gene encoding uroporphyrinogen-III C-methyltransferase yields the protein MVVYLIGAGPGDADLITLKAVNALNKADVVLYDYLANEEILAHAPDSAKKIYVGKKAGEHYKTQDQINELIIQQAQNHENVVRLKGGDPFVFGRGGEEILALMEHDIKFEVIPGVTSAIGAPTSLGLPVTHRAVATSVTIVTGHEDPTKAESQVHWDYTADTLIILMGIGNIKENTSEIMKYRSADTPVCAVESGTLPDENVVFGTLGDISDKEINTPAILIIGNVVNLYKDIYDYQGD from the coding sequence ATGGTAGTTTATTTAATTGGTGCAGGACCTGGAGATGCTGATTTAATAACTCTTAAAGCAGTCAATGCATTGAATAAAGCTGATGTCGTATTGTATGATTATTTGGCTAACGAAGAAATATTGGCCCATGCTCCCGATTCAGCAAAAAAAATTTATGTCGGAAAAAAAGCAGGGGAGCATTATAAAACACAAGACCAAATCAATGAATTGATTATCCAGCAGGCTCAAAATCATGAAAATGTTGTAAGGCTCAAGGGAGGAGATCCTTTTGTATTTGGCCGTGGCGGTGAAGAAATATTGGCTTTAATGGAACATGATATCAAATTTGAAGTAATTCCAGGTGTAACTTCCGCTATTGGAGCACCAACTTCACTGGGACTGCCAGTAACTCACAGGGCAGTAGCAACATCAGTGACTATTGTAACAGGTCATGAAGACCCGACAAAAGCAGAAAGCCAAGTTCACTGGGATTACACTGCCGATACATTAATTATTTTAATGGGAATTGGAAATATTAAAGAAAATACTTCCGAAATCATGAAATACCGTTCAGCCGACACACCTGTCTGTGCTGTTGAAAGCGGAACTCTTCCTGATGAAAACGTAGTATTTGGAACATTGGGAGACATTTCGGATAAGGAAATTAACACTCCTGCTATTTTAATAATAGGGAATGTTGTAAATCTTTATAAAGATATTTATGATTATCAAGGTGATTAG
- the purQ gene encoding phosphoribosylformylglycinamidine synthase subunit PurQ, producing the protein MKIGVIRFPGTNCDRDVAQAIELAGLTPEYIWWNEEKLTDFDGIVIPGGFSYGDYLRAGAMASITPVIDGIKELVKEEKPVLGICNGAQILGEIGLVPGIFITNEYPKFNCEWVNLKVATNRTPFTKAFKNNQTIALPIAHAEGRFYTEDIDLLKDQNQIVLQFEGKNPNGSMEAITSVCDESGLVCAMMPHPERACEELFGSDDGLNFFKGFL; encoded by the coding sequence ATGAAAATCGGAGTAATTAGATTTCCGGGAACCAACTGTGACAGGGATGTTGCACAGGCTATTGAATTGGCCGGCCTTACTCCAGAATACATCTGGTGGAATGAGGAAAAGCTAACTGATTTTGACGGTATAGTGATTCCTGGAGGATTTTCTTATGGGGATTACTTGAGAGCTGGTGCAATGGCTTCAATCACACCTGTAATTGATGGAATTAAAGAATTGGTAAAAGAGGAAAAACCGGTTTTGGGAATATGTAATGGAGCGCAGATTTTAGGAGAAATCGGTCTTGTTCCAGGAATTTTCATAACAAACGAATATCCTAAATTCAACTGTGAATGGGTTAATTTGAAAGTGGCAACCAACAGGACTCCTTTTACCAAAGCATTCAAAAACAATCAGACAATCGCTCTGCCTATAGCTCATGCTGAGGGAAGGTTTTACACCGAAGACATTGACCTTTTAAAAGACCAGAACCAAATCGTATTGCAGTTTGAAGGCAAAAACCCTAACGGTTCAATGGAAGCAATCACAAGCGTTTGCGATGAGTCAGGACTAGTTTGCGCTATGATGCCTCACCCAGAAAGAGCTTGTGAGGAATTGTTTGGTTCCGATGATGGTTTAAACTTTTTTAAAGGATTTTTATAA
- a CDS encoding class I SAM-dependent methyltransferase, with amino-acid sequence MADENKVNTGHNIEDKELIKNARKPVGELGHQILDRMNESHESMAQWGVTHFEINEDSKILDIGCGGGRNIERFAGQISENGRVVGIDYSEVSVEKSTKLNQDAIDAGKVNVLQGSVSEMPFYDETFDIVTGFETIYFWPDFINDLKEVNRVLKKDGLVFFCNEAVYREGQMEKYDDLVELLDMKIYSEDVLKESLEKTGFKDFKAYVDEEHDWICVTARKI; translated from the coding sequence ATGGCTGATGAAAATAAGGTTAATACAGGTCACAATATTGAAGATAAGGAACTTATAAAAAACGCCCGCAAACCCGTGGGGGAGTTGGGTCATCAAATCTTGGATAGGATGAACGAATCCCATGAATCAATGGCTCAGTGGGGTGTAACTCACTTTGAAATAAATGAAGACAGTAAAATTCTCGACATCGGATGCGGCGGTGGGAGAAACATTGAAAGATTTGCCGGCCAAATATCTGAAAACGGCAGGGTTGTTGGAATTGATTATTCTGAAGTCAGTGTGGAAAAGTCCACCAAATTAAATCAGGATGCAATTGATGCCGGAAAGGTTAACGTATTGCAAGGGTCAGTGTCTGAAATGCCATTCTATGATGAAACATTTGACATTGTAACAGGCTTTGAAACAATTTATTTCTGGCCAGATTTCATCAATGATTTAAAAGAGGTTAACAGGGTTCTTAAAAAAGATGGTTTGGTATTTTTCTGTAATGAAGCAGTTTACAGGGAAGGTCAAATGGAAAAATATGATGATCTTGTGGAACTTCTTGACATGAAAATCTATTCTGAGGACGTTTTAAAGGAATCTCTTGAAAAGACAGGTTTTAAAGATTTCAAAGCATATGTTGATGAAGAACATGATTGGATTTGCGTGACTGCTAGAAAAATCTAA
- the glmS gene encoding glutamine--fructose-6-phosphate transaminase (isomerizing) — protein MCGIVGCILKEDNDVAPILFDCISKLEYRGYDSIGLATFADDNIHIKKDKGKIEEVDKKLDLSDMPGNFGIAHVRWATHGDPSKLNSHPHVDEDASIAVVHNGIIENYLEIKEKLTLEGHVFKSDTDTEVIPHLIQKFMDEKFDLEHAVRKTIDVIEGAYAIAAISKNEPDKIVATRKDSPLIVGIGEEGYYLASDSPAILKYARDIIYPERGEIVILDKDGVVVHDEFDNVVNKEIDTINWTPEMAEKEGYDHFMIKEINEQATAVRNTLTQKDNIQEIIDDIDDIQRICFVACGTSYHASLTGKYLIESLAGVPTDVILASEFKYSANTLNDKTLVIFISQSGETADSLKALDVANQTSKTLGIVNVAGSSITRRAQYVIQTQAGPEIGVAATKTYVAQLTSIYLFAALLSKNVELLKEIEKVPDFIDETLEDIEFIEDFSKRYNYARDFFYLGRGYSYPTALEGALKLKEITYIHGEGYAAGELKHGPLALIDEGIPVVVIIPPGDNYRKTMSNLEEVKSRGANVLAIGSADDESLKAKADDVIAINADVKEIIAPLVYIVPLQLIAYYITVEKGHDPDKPKNLAKCVTVE, from the coding sequence ATGTGTGGAATTGTAGGTTGTATATTGAAAGAAGATAATGATGTGGCGCCGATTCTTTTTGATTGTATTTCAAAATTGGAGTATAGGGGATATGATTCAATCGGACTTGCTACATTTGCAGATGATAATATTCATATCAAAAAGGATAAAGGTAAAATCGAAGAAGTGGACAAGAAATTGGATTTGTCAGATATGCCTGGCAATTTTGGTATTGCTCATGTTCGATGGGCAACACACGGGGATCCGTCAAAATTAAATTCACATCCTCATGTTGATGAAGATGCTAGTATTGCTGTTGTTCACAACGGTATCATTGAGAATTATTTGGAGATTAAGGAAAAATTAACCCTCGAAGGTCATGTATTCAAATCAGACACAGACACTGAAGTCATTCCTCATCTGATTCAAAAGTTCATGGATGAAAAATTCGACCTTGAGCATGCCGTCAGGAAAACCATCGATGTTATTGAAGGGGCTTATGCGATTGCTGCAATCAGTAAAAATGAGCCGGACAAGATTGTTGCAACCCGTAAGGATTCACCATTGATTGTCGGTATTGGCGAAGAGGGTTATTATCTTGCATCAGACTCTCCAGCTATTTTGAAATATGCACGTGACATAATTTATCCTGAAAGGGGTGAAATTGTAATTCTCGATAAGGATGGTGTTGTGGTTCATGATGAATTTGACAATGTGGTCAACAAGGAAATAGATACCATTAACTGGACTCCTGAAATGGCTGAAAAAGAAGGTTATGACCATTTCATGATAAAGGAAATAAATGAACAGGCAACAGCAGTTAGAAATACATTGACTCAAAAGGACAATATTCAGGAAATCATTGATGACATTGATGACATTCAAAGGATATGCTTTGTTGCCTGCGGAACATCATATCATGCTTCACTGACTGGAAAATATTTGATAGAATCATTGGCAGGCGTTCCAACCGATGTTATTCTTGCTTCAGAGTTCAAATATTCTGCCAATACTTTAAACGATAAGACTCTGGTAATATTTATATCTCAGTCCGGGGAAACTGCAGATTCCCTTAAGGCATTGGATGTGGCAAATCAGACATCCAAAACTTTGGGAATTGTTAATGTTGCAGGTTCATCCATTACAAGAAGGGCTCAATATGTAATCCAGACTCAGGCAGGTCCTGAAATTGGAGTGGCAGCAACTAAAACCTATGTCGCTCAGCTAACTTCCATTTATCTGTTTGCAGCATTGCTGTCTAAAAATGTGGAGCTTTTAAAAGAAATTGAAAAGGTTCCTGATTTCATTGATGAGACTCTTGAGGATATTGAGTTCATTGAGGATTTCTCAAAAAGATACAATTATGCTCGCGATTTCTTCTATTTGGGAAGAGGCTATTCATACCCTACTGCATTGGAAGGCGCCTTAAAGCTTAAGGAGATTACATACATTCATGGTGAAGGATATGCTGCAGGTGAGTTGAAACATGGTCCTTTGGCTTTGATTGATGAAGGAATTCCTGTAGTGGTCATTATTCCTCCTGGGGATAATTACAGAAAGACCATGAGCAATTTGGAAGAGGTTAAATCCCGTGGGGCAAATGTTTTGGCTATCGGGTCAGCTGATGATGAATCACTAAAAGCTAAAGCCGATGATGTAATTGCAATCAATGCTGACGTGAAAGAGATTATTGCACCGCTGGTTTATATTGTGCCGTTGCAGTTGATAGCCTATTATATTACTGTTGAAAAGGGACATGACCCTGACAAACCTAAAAATTTAGCAAAATGTGTGACTGTAGAATGA
- a CDS encoding Ig-like domain-containing protein codes for MFNNKVKLFLVTLIFMLSISAVAAVENTTTSDDMLIGEVDEEPPSGVVQDISTDNNLEVTDNDDKSQIGTLYELKVDNVKMYYKNGSSYDVTLLENFEPVKDASVSITINGVSYTKVTDKSGKISIPITLNSGSYVATAKYNDIQIKNTIKVLPVISASDVTTTYKSTAQYKAKFLDGHGNPLKNSAVKFKVNGKTYSKKTNAKGYATFETSNLKVGSYVIQAIHPNGYKKSNKIVIKNSVVASNVKKHYLSSKKFSATFYGKNGKLLAKKYVKFYRNGEYFSVKTNSKGVASIAIISKPTTFKMVSINPETGQKVSRNVTILSTLSASKVSTFSDKTATFKVKLYKNDKLVKNAKVYVYIKGVKKTAKTNANGIASVNFKLAKGTYDFVSYDPYTKYSIKTKVSVKLASIRAYTKNTYEDSETTYTATLLNQDGSLAKNTKMQMTLNGKTYNVKTNVKGVASITFKLKEGKYKIVCKDLRTNYTKTCTVNVYGPIVGIKFDKYGVSEDGSMLMVVGRPSAVGEESKYGYTFYKTLFERTCPYCGGHNLYWHIFWAGSEYADGGIFPATGRYETGSAEGNIFCKDCDCDFSIFGNEHVWSNPMHLKILDGPYKSSKEEAYALKSGNYVLS; via the coding sequence ATGTTTAATAATAAAGTAAAATTATTTTTGGTAACTCTAATTTTCATGTTGTCAATTTCCGCTGTGGCGGCAGTAGAAAATACTACTACTAGTGATGACATGCTTATTGGGGAAGTAGACGAAGAACCTCCTTCGGGTGTAGTTCAAGATATTTCTACTGATAATAATCTTGAAGTTACTGATAATGATGATAAAAGTCAAATTGGAACTTTATATGAGCTAAAGGTCGATAACGTAAAGATGTATTATAAAAATGGATCTAGTTATGACGTGACTTTGCTTGAAAATTTCGAACCTGTTAAAGATGCATCAGTGTCCATTACTATCAATGGAGTTTCATATACTAAGGTCACTGATAAATCAGGTAAGATATCTATTCCAATTACTTTAAATTCAGGTAGCTATGTGGCTACTGCAAAATATAATGATATACAAATTAAGAATACTATTAAAGTATTGCCTGTCATTTCAGCTAGTGATGTCACTACAACCTATAAAAGCACTGCCCAATATAAGGCTAAGTTTTTAGATGGTCATGGCAATCCTTTAAAAAATTCTGCTGTTAAATTTAAAGTTAACGGTAAGACATATTCTAAAAAAACTAATGCTAAAGGTTATGCAACATTTGAAACTTCCAATTTAAAAGTTGGCAGTTATGTTATTCAGGCTATTCATCCAAACGGATATAAAAAATCAAATAAGATAGTCATAAAGAATTCTGTTGTTGCATCAAATGTTAAAAAGCATTATTTAAGTTCTAAAAAATTCTCAGCAACCTTTTATGGAAAAAATGGGAAATTATTAGCAAAGAAATATGTTAAATTTTATCGTAACGGAGAATATTTCAGTGTAAAAACTAATTCGAAGGGTGTAGCTTCAATCGCTATTATTTCAAAACCTACTACCTTTAAAATGGTTTCAATAAATCCTGAAACCGGTCAAAAGGTAAGTAGAAATGTAACAATATTATCTACTTTGTCTGCTAGTAAAGTATCAACATTTTCAGACAAAACAGCTACATTTAAGGTTAAACTTTATAAGAACGATAAGTTAGTTAAAAATGCAAAAGTTTATGTTTATATCAAAGGCGTTAAAAAAACTGCTAAGACAAATGCCAATGGTATTGCCAGCGTAAACTTTAAATTAGCTAAAGGAACTTATGATTTTGTATCATATGATCCTTATACTAAATATTCAATAAAAACTAAAGTGTCTGTTAAATTGGCTTCAATTAGAGCATATACTAAAAATACATATGAAGATTCAGAGACAACCTATACTGCAACTCTTTTGAATCAGGATGGTAGTCTTGCGAAAAATACCAAAATGCAAATGACATTAAATGGCAAAACATATAATGTCAAAACCAATGTAAAAGGTGTTGCAAGCATTACTTTCAAATTAAAAGAGGGAAAATACAAAATAGTCTGTAAGGATTTACGTACAAACTACACAAAAACCTGTACTGTCAATGTTTACGGTCCTATTGTAGGTATTAAATTTGATAAGTATGGTGTTTCTGAAGATGGCAGTATGCTTATGGTAGTTGGTAGACCATCTGCTGTTGGTGAAGAATCCAAATATGGATATACATTTTATAAAACTCTCTTTGAGAGAACATGTCCGTATTGTGGAGGTCATAATCTTTATTGGCACATTTTCTGGGCAGGTAGTGAATATGCTGACGGGGGAATTTTCCCTGCAACAGGCCGGTATGAAACAGGAAGTGCTGAAGGAAATATTTTCTGTAAGGACTGTGACTGTGACTTTTCAATATTCGGTAATGAACATGTTTGGAGTAATCCTATGCATTTAAAAATATTGGATGGTCCTTATAAATCATCAAAAGAAGAAGCATATGCTTTAAAAAGTGGAAATTATGTATTGTCATAA
- a CDS encoding MnmC family methyltransferase encodes MSYEDNARIINDDIFDLVNSCFELEKSTQNNEGRVNFFDTYKNYFVLTDDGSYSINSKEINHKIETLHTSTGAISESFEKFIKPMKFNYEEDIAILDICAGLGYNSSAAIEDFMKNSSKSNLTIDMVEISYATLACGLLIPSPIKAHDITKKAIEDELIKQDYATLSLETCEIPENIDINVYIEDARQTVQKLKDNTYDAIFLDPFSQNMAPELFSLEFFKEFRRVIKDDGIVATYTSSAPVRAAFIEADFYIGQGPIFGRKQGGTLASPNPLMLDTALPKNDEIRIALSDVGIPFRDPNLNNSSDYILEKRTEERHNARHTTKISSAVKTPIFLACEMDDEKLKRRVERNLAKMNIPSTTSDEAFYIVECENSYSKKQDEKNNSRNRILDMEKKLKKVKSGNYDNT; translated from the coding sequence ATGAGTTATGAAGACAATGCCAGAATAATAAATGATGATATTTTCGATTTGGTAAATTCATGTTTCGAGTTGGAAAAAAGTACCCAAAATAATGAAGGAAGAGTTAATTTTTTTGATACTTATAAAAATTATTTCGTTTTAACCGATGATGGATCTTATTCTATTAACTCGAAGGAAATAAATCACAAAATTGAAACATTACATACATCTACCGGAGCAATAAGTGAGTCATTTGAGAAATTTATCAAGCCAATGAAGTTCAACTACGAAGAGGACATTGCAATTTTAGACATATGTGCCGGACTCGGCTACAACTCATCAGCAGCAATAGAAGATTTCATGAAAAACTCTTCAAAATCCAATTTAACAATCGATATGGTTGAAATATCCTATGCAACACTTGCGTGCGGTCTTTTGATTCCTTCACCCATCAAAGCACATGACATTACCAAAAAAGCCATTGAAGATGAACTCATCAAACAGGATTATGCAACATTAAGCCTGGAGACTTGTGAAATTCCCGAAAATATTGACATCAATGTCTACATCGAAGATGCAAGGCAAACTGTCCAGAAGCTGAAAGACAACACATATGATGCGATATTTTTAGATCCATTTTCCCAAAACATGGCACCGGAATTATTTTCGCTCGAATTTTTCAAAGAGTTCAGGAGAGTCATAAAAGATGATGGAATTGTTGCAACCTACACTTCATCCGCTCCAGTAAGGGCAGCTTTCATTGAAGCAGATTTCTATATTGGTCAAGGCCCTATTTTTGGAAGAAAACAGGGAGGAACACTGGCCAGTCCAAATCCATTGATGCTTGACACAGCACTGCCAAAAAATGATGAGATAAGAATTGCACTGTCAGATGTGGGAATTCCATTTAGAGACCCTAATCTAAACAACAGCAGCGATTACATTCTAGAAAAAAGAACAGAAGAAAGGCACAATGCCCGCCACACCACAAAAATTTCATCTGCCGTTAAAACACCCATATTTTTAGCATGTGAAATGGATGACGAGAAACTTAAAAGAAGAGTGGAACGCAATCTGGCAAAAATGAATATACCATCAACAACTTCCGATGAAGCATTCTACATTGTTGAATGTGAAAACAGCTATTCAAAAAAACAAGACGAAAAAAACAATTCAAGAAATAGAATTTTAGATATGGAAAAAAAATTAAAAAAAGTTAAATCAGGAAATTATGACAATACATAA
- the tgtA gene encoding tRNA guanosine(15) transglycosylase TgtA, producing the protein MFEIKAKDNMGRVGVLKTKHGDVKTPALMPVIHPRKQTIDVGKYGADIVITNAYLIYKDEDLKKEAVEKGLHELIHFDGPIMTDSGSFQLSVYGDVEITNKEVIEFQELIKTDIGTSLDIPTAPFVDREKAESDLEITLERAREAVDYKKSQDMEMLLNSVVQGSTFLDLRRKCANELSKLDADLYPIGAVVPLMESYHYKDLVDVVMNSMKELPDSTARHLMGAGHPMIFALCVAMGCDLFDSAAYILYAEDDRLLSTRGTYKLENLQEMPCSCEVCTKYTPDDLRAMPKEKRRDLIAQHNLHVSFAELRLIRQAIYEGSLMELVEERCRAHPALLEAVRQLGNYSMDLEKYDPRSKKSAFFYTGPESLCRPEVLRHMQKLREMPKKRDLVILPPTRKPYSKFISGKLGEFYIYGAEQEIDLENTDFMVLDVPFGLIPLEIDEVYPLSQNDAPKTRDVDSIEFVEDFISEFVEYYDQVLIHSRIIKDLEIGLYNKCIDSDEIRYKKDDVQKVKAIADYQFGFGAGDALFEGNIKIEKSKKTGKIRHIYDGKVLIVNMRASDSYLVLSKEGAKRLHNAMPYPENRVVVNKDSEPFALDGKSVFCKFVVDCDDNIRAKDEVLIVNEQDKLLAYGKALLGACEIKEFKTGQAIKTRKGFKK; encoded by the coding sequence ATGTTTGAAATTAAAGCGAAAGATAACATGGGGCGTGTAGGTGTTTTAAAAACCAAGCATGGTGACGTTAAGACTCCTGCATTGATGCCGGTAATTCACCCACGCAAACAGACTATTGATGTGGGCAAATATGGTGCGGATATTGTAATTACAAATGCATATCTGATTTATAAGGATGAAGACTTGAAAAAGGAAGCTGTTGAAAAGGGTTTGCATGAGCTGATTCATTTTGACGGTCCTATAATGACCGATTCAGGTTCCTTTCAGCTTTCAGTATATGGTGATGTGGAAATCACCAACAAGGAGGTCATAGAATTTCAGGAATTGATCAAAACAGATATCGGAACAAGTCTGGACATTCCGACAGCACCTTTTGTTGACCGTGAAAAGGCTGAAAGCGATTTGGAAATAACTCTTGAAAGAGCCCGTGAAGCTGTTGACTATAAAAAATCTCAGGATATGGAAATGCTTTTGAATTCAGTAGTTCAGGGTTCCACATTTCTTGACTTAAGACGTAAATGTGCCAATGAATTATCAAAGCTTGACGCTGATTTGTATCCTATCGGCGCTGTAGTTCCTTTGATGGAATCTTATCATTATAAGGATTTGGTTGATGTTGTAATGAATTCGATGAAGGAACTGCCTGACAGCACTGCAAGACATCTTATGGGTGCAGGCCATCCGATGATATTTGCACTGTGCGTTGCGATGGGATGTGACCTGTTTGACTCAGCAGCATATATTTTGTATGCAGAAGATGACAGGCTTTTGTCAACTAGAGGAACATATAAGCTGGAAAACCTTCAGGAAATGCCATGCTCCTGTGAAGTATGTACCAAATACACTCCTGATGACTTGAGGGCAATGCCAAAAGAGAAAAGAAGGGATTTAATAGCTCAACATAATTTGCATGTCTCTTTTGCTGAATTGAGATTGATTAGACAGGCCATCTATGAAGGCAGTTTAATGGAACTTGTGGAAGAAAGATGCCGTGCCCATCCTGCACTTCTGGAGGCTGTAAGACAGCTTGGAAATTATTCAATGGATTTGGAAAAATACGATCCAAGAAGCAAAAAGTCAGCGTTTTTCTACACAGGTCCAGAATCATTGTGCCGTCCCGAAGTCTTAAGGCACATGCAAAAATTGCGTGAAATGCCTAAAAAAAGAGACCTGGTCATATTGCCTCCGACCAGAAAACCTTACTCCAAATTTATCTCAGGAAAACTTGGTGAATTTTATATTTATGGTGCAGAGCAGGAAATCGATTTGGAAAACACAGATTTCATGGTCTTGGATGTGCCGTTTGGGTTAATACCTTTAGAAATTGATGAAGTGTATCCTTTAAGCCAGAATGATGCTCCAAAAACACGTGATGTAGACAGCATTGAATTTGTAGAGGATTTCATATCCGAATTTGTGGAATATTACGACCAGGTTTTAATACATTCACGGATAATCAAGGACTTGGAAATTGGCCTTTACAATAAGTGCATTGATTCCGATGAGATAAGATATAAAAAGGATGATGTCCAGAAAGTTAAGGCAATTGCAGATTATCAATTCGGCTTCGGAGCTGGAGATGCATTGTTTGAAGGAAATATAAAAATAGAAAAAAGTAAAAAAACAGGCAAAATCAGACACATCTATGATGGAAAGGTGTTGATTGTAAACATGAGAGCATCAGATTCATATTTGGTCTTATCAAAAGAAGGTGCCAAAAGGCTTCATAATGCAATGCCTTATCCGGAAAATAGGGTGGTCGTAAATAAGGACTCCGAACCGTTTGCACTTGATGGAAAAAGTGTATTCTGTAAATTCGTAGTTGACTGTGATGATAATATACGTGCAAAGGACGAAGTTTTGATAGTTAATGAGCAGGATAAGTTGCTGGCATATGGAAAAGCATTGCTTGGAGCCTGTGAAATAAAGGAATTCAAAACAGGTCAGGCTATTAAGACACGTAAAGGATTCAAAAAGTAG